From the genome of Thermogutta terrifontis, one region includes:
- a CDS encoding 2-hydroxyacid dehydrogenase has translation MKVAVFSTKSYDKEFLEAANRSFGHELVFLEPRLTSQTVSLANGFPTVCVFVNDEVDARVLLHLQRHGTKHIALRCAGYNNVDLQVAEELGFIVSRVPAYSPQAVAEHTMALILALARKLHKSYNRVREGNFALDGLLGIDLAGKTAGVIGTGKIGRLVAKRLLAFECSVCAFDLRPDEELVSLGVEYVGYDELFRKSDIITLHCPLVPATYHLVNEETLALMKRGVILINTSRGALVDSQAVIRALKSGKIGALGLDVYEEEADLFFEDLSNQVIQDDVFMRMLTFPNVIITGHQAFFTNNAMQAIARMTLENITAVERGEPPPGLLRWQEARAIGA, from the coding sequence ATGAAAGTTGCCGTATTCAGCACCAAGTCATACGATAAAGAGTTTTTGGAAGCGGCGAATCGGTCCTTCGGACACGAGCTGGTCTTTCTGGAACCACGGCTGACGAGCCAAACAGTGTCCCTCGCCAATGGCTTTCCCACGGTGTGCGTCTTTGTCAACGACGAGGTGGATGCACGAGTGCTGCTCCATCTGCAGCGTCATGGAACAAAACATATTGCCCTCCGTTGTGCCGGTTACAACAACGTCGATCTTCAGGTGGCGGAAGAATTGGGATTCATCGTCAGCCGCGTTCCCGCCTATTCGCCCCAGGCCGTGGCGGAGCACACGATGGCTCTCATCCTGGCCCTGGCCAGGAAGCTTCACAAGTCCTACAACCGGGTGCGAGAAGGAAACTTCGCGCTGGATGGTCTTTTGGGAATTGACCTGGCTGGAAAAACCGCGGGAGTCATCGGGACAGGAAAAATCGGTCGACTCGTGGCCAAACGGTTGCTGGCTTTCGAATGTTCAGTTTGCGCGTTTGATTTGAGGCCAGACGAAGAGCTGGTTTCGCTGGGGGTGGAATACGTGGGGTACGATGAGCTTTTCCGCAAAAGCGATATCATTACCCTCCATTGTCCGCTTGTCCCCGCGACTTATCACCTGGTCAATGAGGAAACACTTGCCCTCATGAAGCGGGGGGTTATCCTCATCAATACAAGCCGGGGTGCCCTTGTGGACAGTCAGGCCGTTATCCGGGCACTCAAATCGGGAAAGATCGGAGCCCTGGGGCTGGATGTGTACGAAGAGGAAGCTGATCTGTTCTTCGAAGATCTCTCCAACCAGGTCATCCAGGACGATGTTTTCATGCGGATGCTGACCTTTCCCAATGTCATCATCACGGGACATCAGGCGTTTTTTACGAATAACGCCATGCAGGCCATTGCCCGAATGACCCTCGAGAACATCACCGCCGTGGAGCGTGGCGAGCCCCCACCGGGCCTTCTTCGGTGGCAGGAAGCCCGGGCCATTGGGGCATAA
- a CDS encoding spermidine synthase → MIGLYFLGSKSPEKLSEIGQVGCSNRKDRCFETQILRAAAGVRALVLGMIVVGLGVVAPSQRISAQELSRVLFEKESLYHYVRVVEEGDIRRLQFRRSGIDFEESAINVRNPLDFPLHYYKLMMAGFIHCPHPQRILFVGLGGGTLVRAIRHYYPDVHLDVIELDPVVVEAAQAYFGFKEDSRMKVYIRDARVQMTRLAKEGARYDMIFLDAFRGGYIPYHLTTREFMELVAKLLEEDGVVVSNLQPGFASYHYQRRTIARVFPSEWSYGRYGNVIVVASKKPQRLSREEIIKRAEQLQAEKKFTFFLPEVAQLGTSGEDYVRQGEILTDDYAPTDVLRSIPQD, encoded by the coding sequence ATGATTGGACTCTATTTCCTGGGGAGCAAATCTCCTGAAAAACTCAGCGAGATTGGTCAGGTGGGTTGTTCAAACCGCAAAGACAGGTGTTTCGAAACACAAATCCTGCGTGCGGCAGCCGGAGTTAGGGCTTTGGTCCTGGGCATGATTGTGGTGGGCCTGGGAGTTGTTGCGCCTTCTCAGCGTATTTCTGCCCAAGAACTGAGCCGCGTTCTGTTCGAGAAAGAATCCCTTTACCACTATGTGCGGGTGGTGGAGGAGGGCGATATTCGTCGCCTTCAGTTTCGCCGATCTGGAATCGACTTTGAAGAATCCGCCATTAACGTGCGTAATCCACTGGATTTTCCGTTGCATTACTACAAGTTGATGATGGCCGGCTTTATTCACTGCCCCCATCCGCAGCGCATTCTTTTTGTGGGGCTGGGTGGAGGAACGCTCGTTCGGGCGATTCGACATTACTATCCCGACGTGCATTTGGATGTGATCGAGCTCGACCCCGTCGTCGTGGAAGCCGCCCAAGCCTATTTCGGATTTAAGGAAGATAGCAGGATGAAAGTGTACATTCGCGACGCACGGGTGCAGATGACCCGCCTGGCCAAGGAGGGCGCTCGCTACGACATGATTTTTCTCGACGCTTTCCGCGGCGGGTACATCCCTTATCACCTCACAACGCGGGAGTTCATGGAATTGGTGGCCAAGCTCCTTGAGGAAGACGGGGTGGTTGTGAGCAACCTGCAACCTGGTTTCGCCTCATACCATTATCAGCGGCGGACGATTGCTCGGGTGTTTCCCTCAGAATGGTCCTACGGCCGATATGGAAATGTGATTGTCGTGGCCAGCAAAAAGCCGCAACGTCTTTCTCGTGAAGAAATAATAAAGCGGGCGGAGCAACTTCAGGCCGAGAAAAAATTCACCTTCTTTCTTCCTGAAGTGGCTCAACTCGGGACTTCCGGTGAAGATTACGTCCGTCAGGGGGAGATTCTCACCGACGATTACGCCCCCACGGATGTGCTGCGAAGCATTCCTCAGGATTAA
- a CDS encoding fused MFS/spermidine synthase, whose protein sequence is MSGLRSFLLCTTAFVCGWVMMGLEILGGRILSPDFGSGVFVWGSVIGVFLLSLSTGYLIGGWASSRWPLLGVLAGVILAAALSIVPVALWYPEISGWFAALEWNERYGALAAATALFFLPSTLLGMVSPYCIRLMTTSVEKSGASAGTLYAISTVGSFLGCIHTAFYLILSLGIRHCLFLGAGVLAALGLLVAVVAVVGSPRGNAAFTAPPSSAVKRVEPPELVKR, encoded by the coding sequence ATGTCCGGATTGCGCTCTTTCCTCCTGTGTACCACCGCTTTCGTATGCGGCTGGGTGATGATGGGCCTGGAGATTCTCGGCGGGCGGATCCTTTCCCCGGACTTTGGAAGCGGTGTTTTCGTCTGGGGCAGCGTCATTGGCGTCTTTTTGCTTTCGCTGAGCACCGGCTACCTGATCGGCGGCTGGGCTTCCTCTCGATGGCCGTTGCTGGGGGTGCTCGCAGGAGTGATCTTGGCCGCTGCCCTGAGCATTGTCCCGGTAGCTCTGTGGTATCCTGAGATCAGCGGCTGGTTTGCAGCTTTGGAGTGGAATGAGCGTTACGGAGCGCTGGCCGCCGCGACAGCGCTGTTTTTTCTGCCCAGCACCCTACTGGGGATGGTTTCACCCTACTGTATCCGGCTGATGACCACAAGTGTCGAAAAGTCCGGTGCAAGTGCCGGGACACTCTACGCCATTTCTACCGTGGGCAGTTTTCTTGGATGTATTCACACTGCGTTTTATCTCATTTTGAGTTTGGGAATTCGCCACTGTCTGTTTCTGGGAGCCGGTGTGCTGGCGGCTTTGGGGCTCCTTGTGGCGGTGGTCGCGGTGGTCGGTTCACCACGGGGAAATGCTGCCTTTACCGCGCCACCGTCCTCCGCAGTCAAACGGGTTGAGCCGCCGGAATTGGTAAAAAGATAA
- a CDS encoding cytochrome c: MRPVVLTLGVAIGFLVFSGGTIARGADIPPAPKASTYAPAADLVKAVDDYIQGIAKVLESEEDFKDLQSKVIKDAETLAVLALVLGLHDENTPYKAAAPALIKAARELSAAAAKDYASAKKALAAVEAAKSASGDSNGLKWEKVASLKELMEQVPLVNSRLKRNMRRFERQAETIAMDSAVIAAIAQGSMANLDETSKPENAEQWFQFCAAMRDAAAQVNKAAKAKDAAGAEKAVAALAKTCDDCHAVFHPEALGKTE; the protein is encoded by the coding sequence ATGCGACCCGTCGTGCTCACGCTTGGTGTTGCGATCGGTTTTCTGGTTTTTAGTGGCGGGACAATAGCCCGTGGCGCGGACATTCCCCCGGCCCCCAAGGCATCGACTTACGCGCCCGCTGCTGATCTCGTGAAGGCGGTGGATGATTACATCCAAGGGATCGCCAAGGTCCTGGAGTCTGAGGAGGATTTCAAAGATTTGCAGTCGAAGGTCATTAAAGACGCTGAAACATTGGCGGTCCTTGCCCTGGTGCTGGGGCTTCACGATGAGAATACACCATACAAGGCGGCTGCCCCCGCTCTGATCAAGGCGGCTCGGGAGCTCTCGGCTGCCGCAGCGAAGGACTATGCTTCGGCCAAGAAAGCGCTGGCGGCAGTCGAGGCGGCCAAATCTGCGTCCGGAGATTCGAATGGCCTCAAGTGGGAAAAAGTGGCCTCTTTGAAAGAATTGATGGAACAGGTTCCCCTCGTCAACTCCCGGCTGAAGCGCAACATGCGGCGGTTCGAACGACAGGCGGAGACAATCGCAATGGATTCCGCCGTGATCGCTGCAATCGCCCAGGGCAGTATGGCGAATTTGGACGAGACTAGCAAGCCCGAGAACGCGGAACAGTGGTTCCAGTTCTGTGCGGCCATGCGGGATGCAGCGGCTCAAGTCAACAAGGCAGCGAAAGCCAAGGACGCGGCGGGAGCCGAAAAAGCCGTGGCTGCCCTCGCGAAGACTTGCGACGATTGCCATGCGGTCTTCCATCCGGAAGCGCTGGGCAAGACCGAATAA
- a CDS encoding mandelate racemase/muconate lactonizing enzyme family protein gives MRLCDVEFLLTKLDPLSQGIADRLVLVRVQTDAAVDGWGEAPVPWRVGELARRREQLLPTLAGRNILDLAELAELNVLSPPLRAAVEIACWDAAGKALGQPVARFWGGFYRHQVPVGQFVGDMDEDEILAQAQRMYDRGVTCWILGTSGQIAQDLEVLRAIRDQFGEAIQLRVDARRRFDFTAAVHLCLQMESLGIHCLIDPLATNYWQTYRRLQQESPVPIAIRRGLKSLRDVWAVCQCGAARHLILDMYELGGLLAIRNASAVAQAAQIEVSLGMPASVGIGLAAALHLGAALPPLVHAHNLWQYCEDSRIVHPFAVKNGMWTVPEEPGLGIPLQRDHWELLTLARDF, from the coding sequence ATGCGGCTGTGCGACGTCGAATTTCTTCTGACCAAATTGGACCCGTTGAGTCAGGGCATTGCGGATCGCCTTGTGCTGGTCCGCGTGCAAACGGACGCTGCCGTGGATGGCTGGGGCGAAGCACCGGTACCATGGCGAGTGGGCGAACTGGCGCGGCGACGCGAGCAACTCCTTCCAACCCTGGCAGGGCGAAACATCCTGGACCTCGCCGAGCTTGCCGAATTGAACGTCCTCTCCCCACCTCTCCGTGCGGCGGTCGAGATCGCCTGCTGGGACGCGGCGGGAAAGGCCCTGGGGCAACCCGTGGCGCGGTTTTGGGGAGGCTTTTACCGCCACCAGGTGCCGGTGGGACAGTTCGTGGGCGACATGGATGAGGACGAGATTCTGGCCCAGGCTCAAAGAATGTATGACAGAGGGGTGACGTGCTGGATCCTGGGCACGAGTGGACAAATCGCTCAGGATCTCGAAGTACTCCGTGCCATTCGAGATCAGTTTGGAGAGGCCATTCAACTGCGAGTGGACGCCCGCCGCAGGTTCGACTTTACCGCCGCCGTGCACCTTTGCCTTCAGATGGAATCCCTGGGTATTCACTGCCTCATTGATCCGCTGGCCACAAATTACTGGCAGACCTACCGGCGGCTGCAGCAAGAATCCCCGGTTCCTATCGCCATCCGCCGGGGATTAAAATCGCTGCGGGACGTGTGGGCGGTGTGTCAATGCGGGGCCGCTCGGCACCTCATTCTGGACATGTATGAGCTCGGGGGACTTCTGGCCATCCGTAACGCTTCGGCCGTTGCCCAGGCAGCGCAGATTGAGGTCTCTCTGGGAATGCCGGCCTCGGTGGGGATTGGCCTGGCGGCAGCACTTCACCTGGGAGCAGCGCTGCCTCCCCTCGTGCATGCTCACAACTTATGGCAATATTGTGAGGACTCCAGAATCGTCCACCCGTTCGCTGTTAAAAATGGGATGTGGACTGTCCCGGAAGAACCGGGGCTGGGAATCCCCCTCCAGAGAGATCATTGGGAGTTGCTCACTCTGGCTCGGGATTTTTAA